In Allomuricauda ruestringensis DSM 13258, the following proteins share a genomic window:
- the pruA gene encoding L-glutamate gamma-semialdehyde dehydrogenase: MGKGFFQVPTASNEPVKTYVPGSPEREEVLKQYKAFYNEKVDIPLYIGSEEIKTGNTKPLSPPHDHKHVIGQYHLADKTHVEKAIANCLEARNAWANLTWEQRCAIFLKAAELIAGPYRQKMNAATMLAQSKNIYQAEIDSACEIVDFLRFNVEYMSQIYSEQPESSEGVWNRVEYRPLEGFVYAITPFNFTAIAGNLPTSAAMMGNVVVWKPSDSQIYSAKVIVDVLKEAGLPDGVINVVYGDPVMISDTVLDSPDFTGIHFTGSTDVFKNLWKQIGNNIHKYKTYPRIVGETGGKDFILAHPTAKPQQVATAISRGAFEFQGQKCSAASRVYLPKSTANEILELVKKDIASFNKPGSPEDMGNFINAVIHEGSFDKLAKYIDQAKADDDAEIIAGGNYDKSVGYFIEPTVILTTNPQYETMYTELFGPVVTVYVYEDKDWSEALKLVDGTSEYGLTGAVLSGDRYSIDEATKALQNSAGNFYINDKPTGAVVGQQPFGGARASGTNDKAGSMQNLLRWVSPRLIKETFVTPEDYRYPFLG, from the coding sequence ATGGGAAAAGGATTTTTTCAAGTTCCGACCGCCAGCAATGAGCCGGTCAAAACTTACGTTCCGGGTTCTCCAGAACGAGAAGAGGTATTAAAGCAGTACAAAGCGTTTTACAACGAAAAAGTGGACATTCCGCTCTACATTGGAAGCGAGGAAATAAAAACGGGCAACACCAAGCCCCTGTCCCCTCCCCACGACCACAAGCACGTAATTGGACAATATCACCTTGCCGATAAAACACACGTGGAAAAGGCCATCGCCAATTGTTTGGAGGCTAGGAATGCTTGGGCCAATTTGACCTGGGAACAACGCTGTGCCATTTTTTTAAAGGCCGCCGAACTGATTGCTGGACCTTACCGTCAAAAAATGAACGCTGCCACCATGTTGGCCCAGTCCAAAAATATTTATCAGGCCGAGATTGATTCTGCCTGCGAGATCGTGGACTTCCTTCGCTTCAACGTAGAATATATGTCCCAGATATACAGCGAACAACCGGAATCTTCCGAAGGAGTATGGAATCGCGTGGAATACCGTCCCTTGGAAGGATTTGTATACGCCATAACCCCGTTCAACTTCACGGCAATTGCAGGGAATCTTCCCACCAGTGCCGCTATGATGGGCAACGTGGTGGTATGGAAACCGAGTGACAGCCAAATTTATTCCGCAAAAGTGATTGTTGATGTGCTCAAGGAAGCTGGACTGCCCGATGGGGTAATCAATGTAGTTTACGGAGATCCGGTCATGATCTCCGACACGGTGTTGGACAGCCCGGACTTTACGGGGATCCACTTTACGGGATCTACCGATGTATTCAAAAATCTGTGGAAACAGATCGGGAACAACATCCACAAGTATAAAACATACCCAAGAATTGTAGGTGAGACTGGCGGAAAAGATTTTATCCTCGCCCACCCAACGGCCAAGCCCCAACAGGTGGCCACGGCCATCAGCAGGGGCGCCTTTGAGTTCCAAGGGCAAAAATGTAGTGCCGCTTCACGGGTGTATCTGCCCAAATCCACTGCCAATGAGATTTTGGAGTTGGTAAAAAAGGACATCGCATCCTTCAACAAGCCGGGCTCCCCAGAGGACATGGGCAATTTTATCAATGCCGTGATCCACGAGGGCTCTTTCGACAAGTTGGCCAAGTACATTGATCAAGCCAAAGCCGATGACGATGCCGAAATCATCGCAGGAGGTAATTACGATAAATCCGTAGGGTATTTTATAGAGCCCACGGTAATATTGACCACCAACCCACAGTACGAGACCATGTATACCGAACTCTTTGGTCCAGTGGTTACCGTATACGTTTATGAGGATAAGGATTGGAGCGAGGCTTTGAAGTTAGTGGACGGTACATCGGAATATGGCCTCACTGGAGCTGTACTGTCCGGAGACCGCTACTCTATTGACGAGGCCACGAAGGCCTTGCAGAATTCCGCAGGGAACTTCTACATCAACGACAAGCCCACCGGAGCCGTTGTGGGACAACAGCCTTTTGGCGGTGCAAGGGCATCGGGGACCAACGACAAGGCAGGATCTATGCAGAACCTTCTACGATGGGTTTCCCCCAGATTGATCAAGGAAACTTTTGTTACCCCCGAGGATTATAGATATCCATTTTTGGGATAA
- a CDS encoding type IV pili methyl-accepting chemotaxis transducer N-terminal domain-containing protein — MAKLDDIKKNQQQTLDVSTFLRIRKWYLLALSAIAFTIIVAQILIQRHLNSQLDDSRVINVAGRQRAYSQKLVKEALLLTQGDLKENEKQELLKKLDNTLNVWKTSHQGLQNGNDSIGLPKENNSLILEHFKELSLHHKAMVQAVESILDQGDSVPYNPELNILLSNEGPFLEKMDIIVNAYDDISKDRLKRLKVKEYLLLVFSLLILVLEVLFIFKPLSVQIRETIQNLVKSQLKAEQDAKAIKIIYQEKEKSLQELKELNFVIDNAALFASARTDGTVVFISKKFRSLLEVSDIPSNVPLSQILTTDEGQQQYLNEILTKPRKSIRSEEIEIKTQTGNKLWLDISIIPMHQTSLKQSVLLLCSDITERKKNQEKVEQLTLQNYEDRMYQKQLQASLIVEGQEEERKRIAKDIHDGIGQMLTALRFNIESINIDQKERTKEKIAYLKALTSDLIKGVRTATFNLTPPELGDHGIFPALQKMTSELSKLTGKNILFENKAEENIRFDSLAETNIYRVTQEAVNNAIKYADASYILVTIDHSDKLLSVVIDDDGQGFDPSNLDSPPKNNSDGGMGLFFMKERISYINGRLFISSSPGEGTRVTINYKINRQTSNKKEKDYEN; from the coding sequence ATGGCTAAACTTGATGATATAAAAAAGAATCAGCAACAGACCTTGGATGTCTCGACTTTTTTGAGAATACGCAAGTGGTATTTGTTGGCGCTTTCCGCCATTGCATTCACGATTATTGTAGCCCAGATTCTTATACAACGACACCTCAACTCACAACTTGATGATTCGCGTGTCATCAATGTAGCGGGCAGGCAACGTGCCTACAGTCAAAAATTGGTCAAGGAAGCGCTCTTGTTAACGCAAGGTGACCTAAAAGAAAATGAAAAACAAGAACTCTTGAAAAAACTGGACAATACCTTGAACGTTTGGAAAACATCTCATCAAGGTCTTCAGAATGGGAATGATAGTATTGGACTCCCCAAAGAGAACAACAGCTTGATTCTTGAACACTTCAAAGAGCTCTCACTCCATCATAAAGCCATGGTCCAAGCCGTTGAATCCATACTAGATCAAGGGGATTCCGTTCCATATAATCCTGAGCTCAACATACTATTGTCCAATGAAGGTCCTTTTTTGGAAAAAATGGATATTATCGTAAACGCCTACGATGATATTAGCAAGGACCGGTTGAAAAGGTTAAAAGTAAAGGAATATCTGTTATTGGTATTTTCACTTTTGATTTTGGTGTTGGAAGTGTTGTTCATCTTCAAACCGCTATCGGTGCAGATAAGGGAAACCATACAAAACCTGGTCAAAAGTCAGCTAAAAGCGGAACAAGATGCAAAGGCCATCAAAATCATATACCAGGAAAAGGAAAAATCGCTTCAAGAATTAAAGGAGCTTAATTTTGTAATCGACAATGCCGCTCTTTTTGCCAGCGCTCGTACCGATGGCACTGTAGTTTTCATCAGCAAAAAGTTCCGCTCACTTTTGGAAGTGTCCGACATTCCGTCGAACGTGCCTTTATCGCAAATTCTGACCACCGACGAAGGACAACAACAATACCTAAATGAGATATTGACCAAGCCACGCAAAAGCATCAGAAGCGAGGAAATTGAAATCAAAACCCAAACAGGAAACAAATTATGGCTGGACATATCCATAATTCCCATGCACCAAACTAGCTTAAAACAAAGTGTACTGCTACTGTGTTCCGACATCACAGAACGTAAAAAAAATCAGGAAAAAGTGGAACAGCTGACGCTTCAAAACTATGAGGACCGTATGTATCAAAAACAGTTACAGGCCAGTCTTATTGTTGAAGGACAAGAAGAAGAGCGGAAACGCATCGCCAAGGACATACATGATGGTATAGGACAAATGCTCACGGCATTGCGATTCAATATTGAATCCATCAATATCGATCAAAAAGAACGAACCAAGGAAAAGATAGCGTATTTAAAGGCACTGACTTCGGATTTGATCAAAGGGGTACGTACCGCCACCTTTAATCTAACCCCACCAGAACTGGGCGACCACGGTATTTTCCCAGCCTTGCAAAAAATGACATCGGAATTGAGTAAATTAACTGGAAAGAACATTTTGTTCGAGAACAAGGCAGAGGAAAACATCCGTTTTGATTCCTTGGCGGAAACCAATATCTACAGGGTAACGCAAGAGGCGGTGAACAATGCCATAAAATATGCCGATGCCAGCTATATATTAGTAACCATTGATCATTCAGATAAGCTGTTAAGTGTTGTTATTGATGATGATGGGCAAGGTTTTGACCCTTCCAATTTGGACAGTCCACCAAAAAACAATAGTGATGGTGGAATGGGGCTCTTTTTCATGAAAGAACGCATCAGTTATATAAATGGCAGATTGTTCATCAGCTCTAGTCCAGGCGAAGGTACACGAGTGACCATCAATTATAAGATAAATAGGCAGACTAGCAATAAAAAAGAAAAAGATTATGAAAATTAG
- a CDS encoding S10 family peptidase, whose amino-acid sequence MNIRLNRIIYLLLFIGTTVSAQQLNTAMDSTVTVQGKVNIKGKEVKYKATTGKQPVWDDKGKIIAGLFFTYYQRTDVDNIAKRPLVISFNGGPGSASVWMHIAYTGPKILNIDEEGYPVQPYGIKDNPNSILDVADIVYVNPVNTGYSRAIDEMDDKTKSETFFGVKQDIKYLATWIDNFVTRNNRWSSPKFLIGESYGTPRVSGLSLELQNSHWMYLNGVILVSPTTLGIERGTVAGAANFLPYYTAAAWFHKQLPADLQSKDLVEILPEVEAYTIDVLTPAISKGGYLPASEKKRVAATISRYSGLSEKVILEHNLRIPKTFFWKELLRNEGYNIGRLDSRYLGIDEQTAGTRPDYAAELTSWLHSFTPAINHYFKNYLNYHTDVKYNMFGPVRPWDRSNNRTGYDLRQAMAQNPYLNVLVQSGYYDGGTDYFNAKYNMWQMDPSGRLKDRMEWKGYRSGHMMYLRNEDLQTANDDLREFIAKSLPAEGMPAKYSRK is encoded by the coding sequence ATGAACATAAGACTTAACAGAATAATATATCTTCTCCTTTTTATAGGTACAACAGTCTCTGCGCAGCAGTTGAATACCGCTATGGACTCCACTGTAACTGTACAGGGAAAAGTGAATATTAAAGGAAAAGAAGTAAAATATAAGGCAACCACGGGGAAACAACCCGTATGGGACGATAAGGGAAAAATAATAGCCGGACTGTTTTTTACCTATTACCAAAGAACAGATGTAGATAACATTGCCAAAAGACCACTAGTGATTTCTTTTAATGGTGGTCCTGGGTCGGCCTCGGTCTGGATGCACATTGCATATACCGGCCCAAAAATTCTGAATATTGATGAAGAAGGGTACCCGGTACAACCCTATGGAATAAAGGACAACCCAAATTCCATTTTGGATGTCGCCGATATCGTCTATGTGAACCCTGTAAATACAGGATATTCAAGGGCTATTGATGAAATGGACGACAAGACCAAGTCGGAGACCTTTTTTGGTGTTAAACAGGATATAAAATACTTGGCTACTTGGATCGATAACTTTGTTACAAGAAATAACCGTTGGTCCTCACCAAAATTTTTAATTGGGGAAAGTTATGGAACACCAAGGGTTTCAGGTTTGTCATTGGAACTCCAAAACTCCCATTGGATGTATTTGAATGGAGTGATTTTGGTTTCTCCAACAACCTTGGGAATAGAAAGAGGTACCGTTGCAGGAGCAGCCAACTTCTTGCCTTATTATACAGCTGCAGCTTGGTTCCACAAGCAATTGCCCGCTGATTTGCAGTCCAAGGATCTTGTCGAAATCCTTCCAGAGGTCGAAGCCTATACCATAGATGTGCTTACTCCTGCAATCTCGAAGGGAGGATATTTGCCAGCATCAGAAAAAAAGCGTGTCGCAGCAACAATATCAAGATACTCTGGATTATCCGAAAAAGTGATATTGGAACATAACCTACGCATACCAAAAACCTTCTTTTGGAAAGAACTGCTAAGAAATGAAGGCTACAACATCGGTAGATTGGATTCACGTTACTTGGGAATTGATGAACAGACGGCGGGGACAAGGCCCGATTATGCGGCAGAACTTACAAGTTGGTTACATTCCTTCACTCCGGCCATCAACCATTACTTCAAGAACTATCTAAATTATCATACAGACGTAAAGTACAACATGTTCGGGCCAGTGCGTCCCTGGGATAGAAGCAACAATAGAACAGGATACGACCTGAGGCAGGCTATGGCACAAAATCCATACTTAAATGTATTGGTACAGTCAGGTTACTACGATGGAGGCACGGATTATTTCAATGCAAAATACAACATGTGGCAAATGGACCCCAGCGGTAGACTCAAAGATCGAATGGAGTGGAAAGGATACAGGAGCGGACATATGATGTACCTTAGAAATGAAGATTTGCAAACAGCGAACGACGACCTAAGGGAGTTTATCGCTAAGTCGCTCCCAGCAGAAGGAATGCCTGCAAAATATAGTAGAAAGTAA
- a CDS encoding SusD/RagB family nutrient-binding outer membrane lipoprotein: MKNYYIIILMALFFSCSGDLEDMNVDVKNATQAPAESFFNNAVKNLSDTMSGITYGANGNPFNTTRLLVQQISSVTYNEGTTYYSNFTWNEVYMDILNNLRQSAEVIQSAESLTPANENQLAIIEIVQVYTWSKLVESFGDIPYSQALDVDNISPEYDDEEVIYTDLIARLTAAINALDASQPSWGQDLLYNGDVSSWSSFGSSLLFQMGMRIIDANPTLGTEAMTTALPNIFTSNADIAEIEHLESQPNTAELWTDLAVGNRRDFVGTDVFIDYMNDLEDPRRAVFFQEVDGTDGVYLGSPSGLVVAYFDFSRFGTLFYQPTTPVILLDYATIEFLLAEAAERGIAGVTDPESHYNAAIQANFDYYGLGDSAAAYLAKPEVAYDTAPGTWEEKIGMQKWVALFNQGLEAWTEYRRLDYPTLEAPPQSFVPTVPVRLTYPISEQTLNRTNYESADAAIGGDLLTTSLFWDVD, from the coding sequence ATGAAAAACTATTATATCATAATTTTAATGGCACTGTTTTTCTCATGTTCCGGTGATTTGGAAGACATGAACGTTGATGTGAAGAACGCAACGCAGGCTCCAGCAGAAAGCTTTTTCAACAATGCAGTAAAAAACCTGTCCGATACCATGAGCGGTATTACCTATGGAGCCAATGGTAACCCGTTCAATACAACAAGACTGTTGGTACAGCAGATTTCCTCCGTTACTTATAACGAAGGCACGACGTACTATTCCAACTTTACTTGGAACGAGGTCTATATGGATATCTTGAACAACCTTCGCCAAAGCGCAGAGGTAATTCAGAGTGCGGAGAGCTTGACTCCCGCAAACGAAAATCAACTGGCAATCATTGAGATTGTCCAAGTGTACACTTGGTCCAAGCTTGTGGAGTCTTTTGGCGATATACCATATTCCCAAGCACTGGATGTCGACAATATTTCACCTGAATACGATGATGAAGAAGTAATCTATACCGATTTGATTGCACGATTGACAGCAGCCATCAATGCATTGGATGCATCGCAGCCATCATGGGGACAAGATCTTCTTTACAACGGAGATGTTTCCAGTTGGAGTAGTTTCGGAAGTTCACTATTGTTCCAAATGGGAATGAGGATCATTGATGCCAACCCTACTTTGGGCACAGAGGCCATGACCACTGCCTTGCCGAATATCTTTACATCAAATGCAGATATTGCAGAGATAGAGCATTTGGAGTCTCAGCCCAATACCGCAGAACTCTGGACGGATTTAGCAGTAGGAAACCGTAGGGACTTTGTGGGAACTGATGTTTTTATAGACTATATGAACGATTTGGAAGATCCACGAAGAGCAGTCTTCTTTCAAGAAGTTGATGGTACCGACGGTGTTTACCTTGGCTCACCCTCTGGACTTGTAGTGGCGTATTTTGATTTCTCCAGATTTGGGACCCTATTCTATCAGCCGACCACTCCGGTCATTCTTTTGGATTACGCAACAATAGAGTTTTTGTTGGCGGAAGCCGCAGAAAGAGGAATTGCGGGGGTAACCGATCCAGAATCACATTACAATGCAGCCATTCAGGCAAATTTTGATTATTATGGACTTGGCGACAGCGCGGCCGCTTATCTGGCAAAGCCAGAAGTTGCATATGATACGGCTCCCGGTACATGGGAAGAAAAAATAGGCATGCAAAAGTGGGTGGCATTGTTCAACCAAGGATTGGAAGCATGGACAGAGTACAGAAGATTGGACTATCCAACTTTGGAAGCACCGCCTCAATCCTTTGTTCCTACTGTTCCGGTTAGATTGACATACCCTATTTCCGAGCAAACCTTGAACAGGACCAACTATGAAAGTGCAGATGCAGCCATAGGTGGAGACCTGCTTACTACAAGTTTGTTCTGGGATGTGGATTAA
- a CDS encoding GNAT family N-acetyltransferase: protein MSKIGYAINKYVFDSDVYLAIVQQEVIGALCLLSDNEGNLEIKNIAIVPHWQNRGIGSCLLSKIEETAKKEEFKVLTVGTADTGKRQISFYKKMDAPNMPSKETSF, encoded by the coding sequence TTGAGTAAAATCGGGTATGCAATAAATAAATATGTTTTTGATTCAGATGTTTATTTAGCAATTGTTCAACAGGAAGTTATAGGAGCACTTTGTCTTTTGAGTGATAATGAAGGTAATCTTGAAATTAAGAACATTGCGATTGTACCACATTGGCAAAATCGTGGAATAGGTTCTTGTCTTTTGTCTAAAATTGAAGAGACCGCCAAGAAAGAGGAATTTAAAGTCCTCACAGTAGGAACAGCCGATACAGGAAAGAGACAAATTTCCTTTTATAAAAAAATGGATGCGCCCAATATGCCATCAAAAGAAACTTCTTTTTAA
- a CDS encoding DUF4202 domain-containing protein, giving the protein MGTSKKMVEAFRRFDEANAEDPNKEFFGEKEHPKELLYAQRMTDILNTFEPKASEALQLTVRCQHICRWEIPRESYEMNRVGYLKWRQKLKKFHAQKASSILKTVGYDDEIIDRVVFLLLKKQLKKDKETQTLEDVICLVFLKYYYDSFLEKHDDVKMIPIIQKTWKKMSPKGHQAALSLPYSQRGLELVTRALSN; this is encoded by the coding sequence ATGGGCACGTCCAAAAAAATGGTGGAAGCTTTCAGACGGTTCGACGAAGCAAATGCGGAAGACCCCAACAAGGAGTTTTTTGGGGAAAAGGAACATCCCAAAGAACTTTTGTACGCGCAGCGTATGACGGACATCCTGAACACATTCGAGCCAAAAGCTTCAGAAGCTTTACAGCTAACGGTACGCTGCCAACATATTTGTCGTTGGGAAATACCCAGGGAATCCTATGAAATGAATCGAGTGGGCTATTTAAAATGGAGGCAGAAACTTAAAAAATTTCATGCCCAAAAGGCAAGTTCCATATTGAAGACCGTGGGGTACGATGATGAAATCATTGACAGGGTCGTTTTTTTATTGCTCAAAAAACAACTAAAAAAGGATAAGGAGACCCAAACTCTGGAAGACGTGATCTGTTTGGTTTTTTTAAAGTACTACTATGATTCTTTTTTAGAAAAGCATGACGACGTAAAGATGATTCCCATAATACAAAAAACCTGGAAAAAGATGTCCCCGAAAGGGCATCAAGCAGCCTTGTCGCTCCCTTACTCCCAAAGAGGTCTAGAACTGGTCACAAGAGCGCTGTCCAACTAA
- a CDS encoding proline dehydrogenase family protein, whose amino-acid sequence MSDILDFNNTETAFASKSNIELKKAKVLFGMLGYDQLTKIAKPLLNFAFQSRLPVEGVLKRTIFSQFCGGENLLECKNQIDKLYHNGTVMSILDYSVEGAESELSFDSTLDTLLKICKFSEFQKQIPFVVFKPTGIGRLEIFRKVSENVPLNLSEAEEWTRVKQRFEAICKAVAETDSLKIMVDAEESWSHAAVDGLTEEMMLKYNKKRTVVFATVQLYLSKKYEYLQQLKAFGEKNGVKVGVKLVRGAYMEKERDRSLAYGYDCPVCQDKSTTDKNFDSGMDYVLENLNVFDLFLGTHNEISCKQLVEKLHNKEIGSTDQRVWFGQLYGMSDNISFNMAKADYNVVKYVPFGPIKDVMPYLIRRAEENSSVGSQSSREMELLKKELQRRKEMAKLR is encoded by the coding sequence ATGTCGGATATATTAGATTTCAATAATACGGAGACGGCCTTTGCGTCAAAGTCCAATATAGAACTTAAAAAGGCTAAAGTTTTGTTCGGAATGTTGGGTTATGACCAACTTACCAAGATAGCAAAGCCTTTACTCAATTTTGCATTCCAAAGCAGACTGCCAGTTGAGGGAGTCTTGAAGAGAACTATTTTTTCACAATTTTGTGGTGGAGAAAACCTTTTGGAGTGTAAAAATCAAATTGACAAACTATACCATAATGGAACGGTTATGTCCATCTTGGACTATTCCGTGGAAGGAGCAGAAAGTGAATTGAGTTTTGATTCAACCTTGGATACTCTGCTTAAAATCTGTAAGTTTTCTGAGTTTCAAAAGCAAATACCCTTTGTGGTTTTCAAGCCTACGGGAATTGGTAGATTGGAAATCTTCCGCAAAGTCTCGGAAAACGTACCCCTAAATTTGTCCGAAGCGGAAGAGTGGACCAGAGTTAAGCAAAGATTTGAAGCCATATGCAAGGCCGTAGCAGAGACTGACAGCCTCAAAATAATGGTCGATGCAGAGGAATCTTGGAGCCATGCCGCAGTAGATGGTCTAACGGAAGAAATGATGCTCAAGTATAATAAAAAGCGAACTGTAGTTTTTGCCACCGTGCAACTCTACTTAAGTAAAAAGTACGAATATCTCCAACAATTAAAAGCATTTGGAGAAAAAAACGGTGTCAAAGTAGGGGTAAAATTGGTACGGGGCGCTTACATGGAAAAAGAGAGGGATAGATCCTTGGCTTATGGATATGATTGTCCAGTATGTCAAGATAAATCGACGACCGATAAAAACTTTGACAGCGGGATGGATTATGTTCTGGAAAATTTAAATGTTTTTGATCTGTTCTTGGGAACCCATAACGAAATCAGCTGCAAACAATTGGTAGAAAAATTGCACAATAAAGAAATTGGCTCTACCGATCAGCGTGTTTGGTTCGGTCAGTTGTACGGAATGAGTGATAATATAAGTTTTAATATGGCCAAAGCCGATTACAATGTAGTTAAATATGTGCCATTTGGACCGATAAAGGATGTAATGCCCTATTTGATTCGACGAGCAGAAGAAAATTCATCTGTTGGATCACAATCTTCAAGAGAAATGGAGTTGCTCAAAAAAGAATTACAGAGACGAAAGGAAATGGCTAAATTGAGGTAA
- a CDS encoding amidohydrolase family protein — MKKLKFYILILAVALAQGAMYGQIEKAPKRTDGEGPWSQLIIRGATMINGTLAPPQGPVDIVVENNKIVDVRVVGYPGVPIDPKRRPVLKPGGKELNAEGMYIMPGFVDTHAHIGGMAQGTSAEYVFKLWMGHGITTIADPASGNGIEWTLEHKKKSKNNEITAPRIKAYTAFGSKLNGEMGREDIATPEQAIDWVRANAKKGADGIKFFGAPPKVMEAALVENKKLGLRSKMHHSQTYVGQWNVLHSARAGLTAMEHWYGLPEALFDDRTVQDYSLDYNYQNEQDRFGEAGQLWTQAAKPYSDKWNAVMEELLDLDFTLSPTMVIYEANRDLARARRAEWHEEYTLPSLWEFYSPSRQSHGSYWHYWGTEREIDWKANYKLWMTFINEYKNRGGRVTVGTDAGFIYELYGFAYPREMELLREAGFHPLEVIRAATLNGAESLGMDDEIGTIAIGKLADFVIMEENPLVNLKSLYGTGAIKLMEDNTIERVGGVKYTIKDGIIYDAKQLLKDVKEMVDKEKEAKNYKILQPGIKG, encoded by the coding sequence ATGAAGAAACTAAAATTTTACATATTGATTCTTGCTGTTGCCTTGGCGCAAGGAGCAATGTACGGACAGATTGAAAAGGCACCGAAACGTACCGATGGAGAAGGGCCTTGGAGCCAACTGATCATCAGGGGAGCCACAATGATAAATGGTACACTGGCCCCACCACAGGGCCCCGTGGACATTGTGGTAGAAAACAACAAAATTGTAGATGTCAGAGTGGTTGGCTATCCTGGGGTTCCCATAGACCCCAAAAGACGTCCGGTACTAAAACCTGGAGGAAAGGAGCTAAATGCGGAGGGAATGTATATTATGCCAGGTTTTGTGGATACCCATGCCCATATTGGTGGAATGGCACAGGGCACCTCTGCGGAATATGTGTTTAAACTTTGGATGGGACATGGTATTACCACAATTGCCGACCCTGCTTCTGGCAACGGAATAGAGTGGACCTTGGAACATAAGAAGAAGAGTAAGAACAATGAGATTACGGCTCCAAGAATCAAGGCGTATACCGCTTTTGGAAGTAAACTTAACGGCGAAATGGGCAGAGAGGACATAGCGACACCTGAGCAGGCCATTGATTGGGTTCGTGCGAATGCCAAAAAAGGAGCGGATGGCATTAAATTTTTTGGAGCCCCGCCAAAAGTGATGGAAGCTGCATTGGTGGAGAACAAGAAATTGGGGCTACGTTCAAAAATGCACCACTCGCAAACCTATGTTGGGCAATGGAACGTCCTTCATAGCGCACGTGCCGGTTTAACTGCAATGGAGCACTGGTACGGACTTCCAGAGGCCTTGTTCGATGATAGGACCGTACAGGATTATTCCTTGGATTACAATTACCAAAACGAGCAAGATCGTTTTGGCGAAGCAGGCCAATTGTGGACGCAGGCAGCAAAGCCTTACTCCGATAAATGGAATGCAGTAATGGAGGAATTATTGGATCTAGATTTTACATTGTCACCGACAATGGTAATTTATGAAGCAAACCGTGATTTGGCGAGGGCCAGAAGAGCTGAATGGCACGAGGAGTACACCTTGCCGAGTCTTTGGGAATTCTACTCCCCAAGCCGTCAATCCCATGGCTCTTACTGGCATTACTGGGGCACTGAAAGGGAAATTGACTGGAAAGCCAATTATAAACTTTGGATGACCTTCATCAACGAATATAAAAACCGTGGAGGTCGCGTTACTGTGGGAACCGATGCAGGATTCATTTATGAACTTTACGGATTTGCATATCCAAGGGAAATGGAATTGTTGCGCGAGGCAGGTTTTCATCCATTGGAAGTAATTAGGGCAGCAACGCTCAACGGTGCAGAGTCTTTAGGAATGGATGATGAAATCGGTACCATTGCCATAGGCAAATTGGCGGATTTCGTAATTATGGAAGAAAACCCATTGGTGAACCTTAAATCACTATACGGAACTGGAGCCATCAAACTGATGGAAGACAACACCATAGAACGTGTTGGCGGGGTAAAATATACCATAAAAGATGGAATTATCTATGATGCCAAACAGTTGTTGAAAGATGTGAAAGAGATGGTGGATAAAGAAAAAGAAGCCAAGAACTACAAGATACTACAACCAGGAATTAAGGGCTAA
- a CDS encoding DUF7009 family protein, whose protein sequence is MKIRIKGNSIRYRLTKTEVETFCETGSIKETTTFGNALFTYKLMAKKGVDVLEASFKEKTITMYLSEEERLTWATSDNVGFGTTMDLPHGERLSLLLEKDFVCLDETVEDQSDNYPNPKSGTNTC, encoded by the coding sequence ATGAAAATTAGGATAAAAGGAAATTCCATACGATACCGACTGACCAAGACTGAAGTTGAAACTTTTTGCGAAACAGGTTCCATCAAGGAAACAACAACTTTTGGAAATGCATTGTTCACTTATAAGTTAATGGCAAAAAAGGGTGTTGATGTACTGGAAGCCTCATTCAAAGAAAAAACCATAACCATGTACTTATCCGAGGAAGAACGATTGACATGGGCGACCTCTGACAATGTTGGTTTTGGCACAACCATGGATTTACCCCATGGTGAACGACTTTCCCTATTGCTGGAAAAAGATTTTGTATGCTTGGATGAAACCGTTGAAGATCAATCGGACAACTACCCAAACCCTAAAAGTGGCACCAACACATGTTAA